CCCTCATGTCGTTCTCGAACCTCGGCGCGTGGGGCGCGCTCTACGCCGTGACCCCGGAGCTCTACCCGACCCGCGTGCGCGCGACGGGCGCCGGCAGCGCGGCGGGCTTCGGCCGTCTCGCCTCGATCGTCGCGCCCTTGTGCGTGCCGCCGCTCCTCGCGCTCGGCGGCGTCGCCCTGCCGTTCGGCGTGTTCGCCGCGGTCTTCGCGCTGGCGGCCGTCGCGGCGCTCACCCTGCCGGACCTCCGCGGCGCGGCCCTCGAGGACTGAGCGCGGGTATCCGGTCGGTACGCTCGGAGTCCCGACCCGAGGAGCGCGCGTGGAGCTGTCGAACCTGATCTACCTCGCGATCATCCCGGTCGTGATCCTCATCGTCTTCGCCGTCATCGGCACCTCCCGCTCGAATCCCACGCAGGACGCCCAGGACGCCGTCGCCCGCGAGCGCCGCGCGGCCCGCAAGGCCGAGCGGGAGCGGAAGAGGGCCGAGCGCGGCTGATCGGCGCTGGGGAGCATCCGCACGCCGCGCCCGTCCGCTGCGCATCCTGGGCGGATGCCTCCCGCCACCGCCCGTCGTCGCGCCCTCCGCGACGCGGCCGTCCTCACGGCCTTCGTCCTCATGTCGCAGCTGGTCGTGGTGCCGCTGGTCCGCGGAGACCCGGCGACGGAGCACCTCGGGCCCGCGCTCGTCGCCGGCGTCCTCGTCTTCGCCGCCGCCTACCTGATCCGCCGGGCAGCGGACAGGGCACGCGGCGACCGCGGCTAGCGGCCACCTCACGCACGACGCCCCCGCGACCAGCAGGTCGCGGGGGCGTCGTCGTGCGGGGCGCGCCGGCTACGCGGCCAGCGCCTCCTCGAGCAGGTGCGAGAGCGCGTCGAGCTGGACCGACGTGGATCCGGCCTCGTCGAAGTCCTCGCCGTCGAGCGCGCGCGCCGCGAGGCCCGCCTTGCTGTCGATGAGCTCCGCGATCTTCGCGTCGATCGTCTGCGCCGCGATGATCCGCCACGCGGTGACGGGCTCCTCCTGGCCGATGCGGTGGACGCGGTCGATGGCCTGCGTCTGCTCCGCGCTCGTCCAGCTGAGCTCGGCGAGCACGACGTTGGACGCCGCCTGCAGGTTGAGGCCGACGCCCGCCGCGGTGAGCGAGCAGACCACGACCTGCACCTCGGGGTCGTTCTGGAAGGAGTCGATCGCGTTCTGGCGCGCCGCCGGCGACTGGTCGCCGCGGATGGAGACCGAGCGGATGTCGCGCTTCGCGAACGTGGCCTCGGCCTGGTCCATCACGTCGACGTGCTTCGCGAAGAACACGACCTTGCCCACCGAACGGGCGAGCTGCGCGGCGTAGTCGGCCGCGAGCACGGCCTTCGCCTGGCCGATGCGGCGGACCATGGTGAAGACGTTCTCGCCGGTCTTCTGCGCCTTGGCCTCGTCGAGCTCGGACTGCGCGACGAGCCGGATGAGGTGCGCGCGTTCCGTGGCGGGCCCGTCCATGACGTCGGGCACGGTCGTGCCGCGGGCCCCGACGAGGGCCGTGAAGCGCTTGACGAGGCGCGCCGCGAGCTCGCGCTCGGCCTGGCGGATGGAGCGGCCCAGGTCGTCGTCGAGCTCGACGGGCAGGTCGGCGATGCGCTTGGAGGGCAGGTCGGTCGCCACGTCGATCTTGCGGCGGCGGACGATGCCGAGGTCGATGACCGCGCGCCGCGCCTCGGCGAAGAAGCCGGGGTCGGCCGGCGTGAGGCCCGCCTCCTCCAGCTCGCCCATGAGGACCGAGGTGGGCTTGTCGCCGTCGATCCAGCCGAGGAACTGCCAGATGGCGCGGAAGTCGTCGATGTCGTTGATGAGCGGCGTGCCGGTGAGCGCCATGAGCAGCGGCGCCGACTGGCGCTGGCGGATGCTCTCGGCGAGCGCGAGCACGAACTTCGAGCGCTGCGACTGCAGGTTCTTGATGAAGTGCGCCTCGTCGACGACCATGCCGCGGAAGCCGAGCGTGCGCAGCCAGCCGATGTGCCGGTCGAGCACCTCGTAGTTGACGATGACCACGTCGGCGAACGCGTCGAGGCCGAGGCCGTCGCCGTGGATCACGGTGGCGCGGCGGTGCGGCGTCCAGCGCTCCACCTCCCGCTTCCAGTTCATCTTCACGACGTTCGGGACGACGACGAGCAGCGGGTACGCGTCGGCGACCGACGCGGCCAGCAGCGCCTGCGCGGTCTTGCCGAGGCCGGGCTCGTCGGCGAGGAGGAACTCGCGGTGGCCGAGGCGGACGCTCTCGAGGAAGCGGGCCTGGTGGCGCATGAGCTCGAGGCCGTGCGGCGACAGGCGGTCGATGCGCGGGCTCTCGGGCAGGTCCATGCTCGCGATGCCGCCGCCGGCGCCGTACTCGAACGACTTGAACAGCGGGCCGAGCAGCTCCCAGTTCGCCAGCAGGCGCGTGGGCGGGGCGGCGGGCGCGGGCCGGTCGAGGTCGGGCTCGAGGAACGGGTTCGCGAGCACGCGGGCCTTGACCGACGGCGGGACGACCTGGCGCTCGTGCAGCTTGGCGAGCGCGGGATCCTCGGGCTCGGGCTCGGGCTCGTCCTCGACGACCATCTCGACGCCGCCGTCGAACAGCATGTGCTTGCGCATGGCGCGGGCGGTCTCGGAGAGCTTGGCGTCGGGATCCAGCAGCGGCAGCACCGAGGTGTCGCGCGCGGCCGTGCGGGCCAGGATGCTCGCGATGCCGTCGAGGCGCTTCAGCGTCTCGGCGCGCTCGGAGTCGCTGAGCGGCGTGGCCGGGTCCTTCGCGTGCGTGCGCTCCTCGCGCATCAGCACCGCGATGACCTGGAACTTCGTGCGGTTGACGGGCTTGAGCTTGCCGCGCTGGGCGGCCTGCTCGATCTCGCGCACGGCGCGCGCGAGGACCGGGATCAGTCCCTCGTTGTCGATCGTGCGCGTGCGGGCGGAGGACCGCCGCTGGCCGGTGCGAGCCATGCAACTCCTTGTTCACTGCCGGTGCCAGGCCGCGCCTGCGCTCCCGGATCGGAAGGACTTCGCGTCCGTCGCGCACGGTGACGCGTGCGGTCGGACGGTGGCGAGGGGACCTTCCTCGAGCAACCGGGGGCTCCGGGTCGGGGGTGGGATGCGGGTCCGCCGCCTGCGCCCGGCCGCCTCGGGGAGGACGGGCACATGAGGAGTTTAGGGCACGGCGGGGCCCCGGTGCGCCGTGGTGCGCGGCGCGGCTCGGCCCGGTCGCCGGGAGCGGCCCCGGCCTAGGGTGGATGCATGACGGATCAGGCGACACCCACCGGTACCAACGAGGCGGGCGCCCCCGGCCGCTACGTCGAGGAGGGTGAGTTCACCCGCGACACGAACTACATCGAGGACCGCATCCTGCGGGACGGATCCCAGGGCTGGCCCGTCGAGGCCGGCCGCTACCGCCTCGTCGCGGCGCGGGCGTGCCCGTGGGCGAACCGCTCGGTCATCGTCCGCCGCCTGCTCGGGCTCGAGGACGCCATCTCGCTCGGCCTGCCCGGCCCCACGCACGACGCCCGCAGCTGGACCTTCGACCTCGACCCCGACGGCCGCGACCCGGTGCTCGGCACGGAGCGCCTGCAGGAGTCGTTCCTCGCGCGCTTCCCCGACTACCCGCGCGGGATCACGGTGCCCGCCCTCGTCGACGTCCCCTCCGGCCAGGTCGTCACCAACGACTACCCCCAGATCACGCTCGACCTCTCCACCGAGTGGACCGAGCACCACCGCGAGGGCGCGCCCGACCTCTACCCCGAGCACCTGCGCGCGGAGATCGACGAGGTCGCCGACCTCGTCTTCCGCGACGTGAACAACGGCGTGTACCGCTGCGGCTTCGCCGGATCGCAGGAGGCGTACGAGAAGGCCTACGACCGCCTCTTCTCCCGGCTCGACTGGCTGAGCGAGCGCCTCGCGGGCCAGCGCTACCTCGTGGGCGACACGATCACCGAGGCCGACGTGCGCCTCTTCACCACGCTCGCCCGCTTCGACGCCGTGTACCACGGGCACTTCAAGTGCAACCGGCAGAAGCTCGACGAGATGCCCGTGCTGTGGGCGTACGCGCGCGACCTGTTCCAGACGCCCGGCTTCGGCGACACCATCGACTTCGTGCAGATCAAGCAGCACTACTACCTGACGCACACCGACATCAACCCGACCCGCGTCGTGCCCGTCGGCCCCGAGACCTGGGGCTGGCTCGAGCCGCACGGGCGCGAGGAGCTGGGCGGCCGCCCGTTCGGCGACGGGACCCCTCCGGGCCCGGTGCGCGAGGACGAGCGCGTGCCCGAGGGCCACGGCGCCGTGCCGCGCGGCGGACGCGCGACCCGGCCGTCCGAGGCGCGTGCCGCCGTCTCCGGGACGCCCGTGCCCGGGTCGGCCGGTGCGGACTCCGCGGGTCGCGCCTGATGGCGAAGCGCACCGCCGCCGCCACGCTCACGCCGAGGCGTCGGATCCTCGGCGTCGCCATCCGCCGCATCCCCGCCGTCGCCCGCTCCCTCCGGGGCACGGCCGCCGCGGGCACGCGCGTCGTCCGCCATCGGGCGGGCACCCAGGGCCTCCCCCTCGACATCTCCGTCTGGATGCCGCCCGGCCACGACGACGCGAAGACGGGCGCGCCCGTGCTCGTCGTCCTCGCCCGGCACGACGGGGACTGGCTCCCGTCCACGCTCGCGCGCGACCTCGGGGCCGTCGTCGTCGCGATGCCCGCGGACGACGACGCGACCGCGCTCGCGGGCCTGTCCTGGATCGCGTCGCACGCGGCCGGCTGGTACGGCACCCCCGAGCGCCTCGGGATCCTGGGCGACGGCCCCGGCGCCGACCGGGCCCTGCGGATCACCGCGCTCGCCCGGGACGCCGACGGCCCGGCGGTGCTCCGCCTCGTGCTCGTGAGCCCGTCCGGCGAGGTGCCGACGGCCGCGGCCTCCGACCGCCAGGGCCACGGCCGCGACCGGCTCCCGGACACGCTCGTTCACGTGGGCGCCGCGGATCCGCGGATCGACGACGTCGCCGCGGGCGTCGCGGCGCTCAAGGCGGCGGGGACGAAGACGCGGCTCGTGCGGATCCCCCGCGCCGACCGAGGCTGGTTCGCCTACCCGGCGGCCGACCCGGCGCTCGCCCGCCGCTCGCTCGACGAGGTCGTCGCCTACCTCCGTCGCGGCCTCACCGAGGAGCGCGCGTTCGGGGTCGGCCCGGCGTAGGGTCCGCCTCCACGGGCACCTTCACGAGGATGCCCGCCGCGATGAACACGATCGCGGCGACGTACTGCAGCGACTGCCACGTGACGGCCTCGACGGGGATCACGGCGACGGGGTTCCACATCACGGCCACCGCGGCGAGCAGCGCGGCGCTCCACCAGCTGCGGGCGCGCACCGAGAACACGATCATGATGAGCGCGAGGATCGCGACCGCGAACCGGACGACCGTGAAGAGGTCGCCGTCGATCACCGCGAAGCCGGCGAGCAGCACGATGGCGCCGAGGAGCCCGGGCGCGAGCGACGGACGGGTGAACGCGGGGGCGGCGGGGGTGCGGGTCACCCGTCCAGTCTGCCAGCGGGCGCCGGGCGCGAGCCGCGCGCGCCTCCCCCGACGCAGCAGGACGCCCCGCCTCGATCCGCGGGGATCGAGGCGGGGCGTCCGTCGTGCGGGTCCTGCCTACTTGATGGACTCGACCGCGGTCTTCACCTGCGCGGCGACCGTCTCGGAGAGCGGCGCGGCGCCGGCCTCGTCCGCGGCGACCTGCTGGCCCTCGGTGCTGGTCACGTAGCCGAGGTACGCCTTGACGAGCTCGCCCACGGCGGGGTCCGCGTACTCCTGGCACGCGATGAGGTAGCTCACGAGGACGATCGGGTACACGCCCGGGGCCTCGGTCGTGTAGTCGAGGTCGAAGGCGATGTCGTTCTCCTCGCGGCCCTCGGACTCGGGGGACGCCTCGACGACGGCCGCGGCCGCCTCCGGGGAGAAGCCGACGAACTCGTCGCCGACCTTGATCTTCGCGACGCCGAGGTCGCCGGCCTTGGACGCGTCCGCGTAGCCGATGACGTTCGCACCGCCCCGGACCGCGTCGACGACGCCGGGCGTGCCCTGGGCCGCCTCGCCGTCCTGGTAGGGCCAGACGCCGTCCGGCTCCGCGTCCCACACGTCCGGCGCGGCGGTGTTGAGGTAGGTGGCGAAGTTCTCGGTGGTGCCCGAGTCGTCCGAGCGGTGGACCGCGGTGATGGGGGCGTCGGGCATCGTGGCGTCCGGGTTGAGCGCGACGATGGCCGGGTCGTCCCACTTCGCGATGGTGCCCTTGAAGATGCCGGCCGCGGTCGCGGGGTCGAGGTTGAGCTCGTCGACGCCGTCGATCTGGAAGATCATCGCGATGGGCGAGATGTAGGCGGGGACGTCGATGGGCTTGGTGCCGTCGACGCACTGGCCGAAGGCGCCCTCGAGCTCGTCGGTCTTCAGCGCGCGGTCGGATCCCGCGAACATGGCGTTCTGGCCGCCGGCCATGAAGGCCTCGCGTCCGGCGCCGGATCCGTCGGGCGAGTAGTTGACGGTGACGCCGGCGTTCGCGGTCTGGAAGCCCTTCGTCCAGGCCTCCTGCGCGGAGCCCTGCGACGAGGCGCCGATGCCGTTGAGCGTGCCCTCGAGCGTGGACGCGGAGGCGTCGCCGCTGTCGGCGGGCGGCTCGTTGGCGGCGCAGGAGGACAGGGCGAGGGCGACGGCGGCGGCGAGGGCCGCGGCGCCGGTGAGGCGGGTGCTGTTCACGTGGGGGAGCCTTCCAGGGGTGGTCGGATGGGGTCACTCGGCCGGTGCAGGGCCGCGGGCGACGCTATGCAGGCGGATCCCCTGCGCGGGATACGGGAGGTGGACGCGGGGTTGCCGGGCGGGATCCCTCAGGTGCGGGAATGCGGATCCTCCGCGGGAACACGGGGCATGGCCCTCGGACTGGGGGCGTCGGCGGCGGCCGTCGCGCGGGGATCCGGCGCGCGTCTCCGTCGCGAGGATGAAGTCCGCGGCCCAGACGGCCCGCGGGCTCGGCGCGCTCCTAGCCTGGGCCCATGTCGCCTCCCCGTCTCCTCGCCGCCGTCGCCGCGCCGCTCGTCGGCGCCGCCTCCGCCGCCTTCTGGATCGCCGCCGAGTCGCAGCGCTCGGGGCTCGCCGGCGTCGCCACGCTGGCCGTCGCGTACGGCGCGGCCGTCGCCCTCGCGGTGTGGATGCCCGCCGCGTCGCTCGCGATCGTCGTGGTCCTCCCCGCGCTGCAGGTCGCCGGGTACGCACCGCCCGTGGACGGCACGACCTGGCCGATGCACGCGGCGATCGGGGTGGTCGCGTTCCTCGTCGGCGCCACCGGCGGCCGTCGCCTGCGCGTCGTGTCGCCCGCCGCGTGCGCCGTCGGGGCGGCGCTCGCGGCGCTCGCCCTCGGCGCGGGATCGGCATCGGGCCCGAGCGCCTGGGTGGGCGCCGCGTCCGCGTCCGACCCGACCGTCCTCCTGGTGCTCGCCGCCGTCGGCGCCGTCGTCGTCTGCGGGGCGCTCGGCGCGGGCCTCGGCGCCGCCGTCCGGGTCGGCCGGCTCGGCCGCGTCCTCGTGGAGGCGGAGGACCGCCTCGCGCAGACCGACCTGGAGCTGCGCCTCGGCCTCGAGCGCGCCCGCATCTCCCGCGACGTGCACGACTCCGTCGCCCACGCCCTCACCATCGTCGTGGCGCAATCCGAGGGCGCGACCGCGCTGTCCGACCGCCAGCCGCAGGTGGTGCGCGGAGCGCTCACCGCGATCTCCGGCGTCGCGCGCGACGCGCTGGCCGACGTGCGCGGCCTCGTCGAGCGCATCACCGAGGCGGGCGACGAGCTGCTCTCCCTGGAGGACGCGCCCCTGCTGGTCGAGCGCATGCGCGAGGTCGGCATGGAGGTGACGCTCGACGAGCTCGGGGCACGGCCGGCGCTGCGACCCGCGCAGCAGCTCGCCGTCTACCGCATCGTGCAGGAGAGCCTGACGAACGCCCTCAAGCACGGCGGGCCCCGGAGCCGGGCGAGCGTCGTCCTCGACTGGCGCGGGCCCGGGCTCGCGCTGCTGATCCGCTCCTCGGGCACCGCGCCCCTCGTCGGCCGGGGCTCGCTCCCGGGCGCCGGGGCCGGGATCGCGGGGATGCGCGAGCGGGCCCGGATCGGCGGCGGCTGGCTGACGGCCGAGCCCGACGACGCGGGCGGGTTCGTCGTCACCGCCTACCTCCCCGCGGACGGGGTCGCCGCCGCGCCCGCCGCCGATCCCGCCGCGGTGCCCCGTGGCTGACCGCGTGCGCGTCGCCGTGGTCGACGACCAGCGGCTGTTCGCCGAGGGGCTCCGCATGCAGATCGACGCCGCCGACGACCTCGAGTGCGTCGGCATCGCGGAGGACGGACGCGCCGGGATCGACCTCGTGCGCCGCGAGGAGCCCGACGTCGTGCTGATGGACCTCCGCATGCCCGTCCTCGACGGCCTCGCCGCGACCGCCTCCCTCCGCGACGGCGCCGCCGACGCCCCGCGCGTGGTCGTGCTCACGACGATGCGCGACGACCGCGCCGTGCAGGCGGCCGCCCGGGCCGGCGCCTCCGCCTTCCTCACCAAGGACGCGCGACCCGAGGTGCTGCTCGCCACGGTGCGCGCGGCCGCGGCGGGCGACGTCACGGGCGACGCGGAGGAGCTGCTGCGCGACTTCGGCGCCCCGCCGCCCCGCGCCGACGTCGCCGCGCTCGACGCGCTGACGCCGCGCGAGCGCGAGACCTTCC
This is a stretch of genomic DNA from Clavibacter zhangzhiyongii. It encodes these proteins:
- a CDS encoding alpha/beta hydrolase, encoding MAKRTAAATLTPRRRILGVAIRRIPAVARSLRGTAAAGTRVVRHRAGTQGLPLDISVWMPPGHDDAKTGAPVLVVLARHDGDWLPSTLARDLGAVVVAMPADDDATALAGLSWIASHAAGWYGTPERLGILGDGPGADRALRITALARDADGPAVLRLVLVSPSGEVPTAAASDRQGHGRDRLPDTLVHVGAADPRIDDVAAGVAALKAAGTKTRLVRIPRADRGWFAYPAADPALARRSLDEVVAYLRRGLTEERAFGVGPA
- a CDS encoding sensor histidine kinase, translating into MSPPRLLAAVAAPLVGAASAAFWIAAESQRSGLAGVATLAVAYGAAVALAVWMPAASLAIVVVLPALQVAGYAPPVDGTTWPMHAAIGVVAFLVGATGGRRLRVVSPAACAVGAALAALALGAGSASGPSAWVGAASASDPTVLLVLAAVGAVVVCGALGAGLGAAVRVGRLGRVLVEAEDRLAQTDLELRLGLERARISRDVHDSVAHALTIVVAQSEGATALSDRQPQVVRGALTAISGVARDALADVRGLVERITEAGDELLSLEDAPLLVERMREVGMEVTLDELGARPALRPAQQLAVYRIVQESLTNALKHGGPRSRASVVLDWRGPGLALLIRSSGTAPLVGRGSLPGAGAGIAGMRERARIGGGWLTAEPDDAGGFVVTAYLPADGVAAAPAADPAAVPRG
- a CDS encoding phosphate ABC transporter substrate-binding protein PstS, coding for MNSTRLTGAAALAAAVALALSSCAANEPPADSGDASASTLEGTLNGIGASSQGSAQEAWTKGFQTANAGVTVNYSPDGSGAGREAFMAGGQNAMFAGSDRALKTDELEGAFGQCVDGTKPIDVPAYISPIAMIFQIDGVDELNLDPATAAGIFKGTIAKWDDPAIVALNPDATMPDAPITAVHRSDDSGTTENFATYLNTAAPDVWDAEPDGVWPYQDGEAAQGTPGVVDAVRGGANVIGYADASKAGDLGVAKIKVGDEFVGFSPEAAAAVVEASPESEGREENDIAFDLDYTTEAPGVYPIVLVSYLIACQEYADPAVGELVKAYLGYVTSTEGQQVAADEAGAAPLSETVAAQVKTAVESIK
- a CDS encoding DEAD/DEAH box helicase, whose protein sequence is MARTGQRRSSARTRTIDNEGLIPVLARAVREIEQAAQRGKLKPVNRTKFQVIAVLMREERTHAKDPATPLSDSERAETLKRLDGIASILARTAARDTSVLPLLDPDAKLSETARAMRKHMLFDGGVEMVVEDEPEPEPEDPALAKLHERQVVPPSVKARVLANPFLEPDLDRPAPAAPPTRLLANWELLGPLFKSFEYGAGGGIASMDLPESPRIDRLSPHGLELMRHQARFLESVRLGHREFLLADEPGLGKTAQALLAASVADAYPLLVVVPNVVKMNWKREVERWTPHRRATVIHGDGLGLDAFADVVIVNYEVLDRHIGWLRTLGFRGMVVDEAHFIKNLQSQRSKFVLALAESIRQRQSAPLLMALTGTPLINDIDDFRAIWQFLGWIDGDKPTSVLMGELEEAGLTPADPGFFAEARRAVIDLGIVRRRKIDVATDLPSKRIADLPVELDDDLGRSIRQAERELAARLVKRFTALVGARGTTVPDVMDGPATERAHLIRLVAQSELDEAKAQKTGENVFTMVRRIGQAKAVLAADYAAQLARSVGKVVFFAKHVDVMDQAEATFAKRDIRSVSIRGDQSPAARQNAIDSFQNDPEVQVVVCSLTAAGVGLNLQAASNVVLAELSWTSAEQTQAIDRVHRIGQEEPVTAWRIIAAQTIDAKIAELIDSKAGLAARALDGEDFDEAGSTSVQLDALSHLLEEALAA
- a CDS encoding glutathione S-transferase family protein, coding for MTDQATPTGTNEAGAPGRYVEEGEFTRDTNYIEDRILRDGSQGWPVEAGRYRLVAARACPWANRSVIVRRLLGLEDAISLGLPGPTHDARSWTFDLDPDGRDPVLGTERLQESFLARFPDYPRGITVPALVDVPSGQVVTNDYPQITLDLSTEWTEHHREGAPDLYPEHLRAEIDEVADLVFRDVNNGVYRCGFAGSQEAYEKAYDRLFSRLDWLSERLAGQRYLVGDTITEADVRLFTTLARFDAVYHGHFKCNRQKLDEMPVLWAYARDLFQTPGFGDTIDFVQIKQHYYLTHTDINPTRVVPVGPETWGWLEPHGREELGGRPFGDGTPPGPVREDERVPEGHGAVPRGGRATRPSEARAAVSGTPVPGSAGADSAGRA
- a CDS encoding DUF6804 family protein, which gives rise to MTRTPAAPAFTRPSLAPGLLGAIVLLAGFAVIDGDLFTVVRFAVAILALIMIVFSVRARSWWSAALLAAVAVMWNPVAVIPVEAVTWQSLQYVAAIVFIAAGILVKVPVEADPTPGRPRTRAPR
- a CDS encoding response regulator codes for the protein MADRVRVAVVDDQRLFAEGLRMQIDAADDLECVGIAEDGRAGIDLVRREEPDVVLMDLRMPVLDGLAATASLRDGAADAPRVVVLTTMRDDRAVQAAARAGASAFLTKDARPEVLLATVRAAAAGDVTGDAEELLRDFGAPPPRADVAALDALTPRERETFLLVARGLTNSQIAEASFVSESTVKTHVQGVLAKLGLRSRLQVVVFAHERGLVRS